A region from the Acidimicrobiales bacterium genome encodes:
- a CDS encoding molybdopterin-dependent oxidoreductase — MGEPVAAPRRLIGPIHEVRDGTRIHKRTCPLCECMCGLEVHLGDDDAVKVIRGNPDDVWSKGYLCPKGTVLGRLHDDPDRLRTPMIREGDQWREASWDEAFARCEELIASVLDRHGPKAMTAFVGNPVGHSFTLGRYMAMLIGQAGFEMIYSAGTIDQWPKNVTSALMYGNQWKIPTVDIRRTDLLVVMGGNPQASGGSLLACPDVLGEIDAIRDRGGSVVVIDPRRTGTADRADQWIPIRPGTDAALLMAVVQVVADEGLVDLGAVEGMVAGLDELLSAVQGWTPEAVADWCGVPAGTIRGLARRIATTERAAVYGRIGLCNQEFGTLASWLVDVVNIVTGHFDVEGGLMFGKPASVPIAWMTDTNVTGEPTFGRWTSRVRGAPEVLGQVPCSCLAEEIATPGDGQIHGLITVAGNPVISVPESDRLEAALPMLDCMISLDNYLNETTRFAHVILPGPSPLETSHFDELIWGWAVGSATKWSDPLYATPDDQPSEWEILCRLGWYCAGRTEATFDLATVDDGWFSALCTMLDRDPETTLAEYDHGGPERMIDLTVRMGPFGDRYGEAPDGLTLARIRPEIDGIDLGPMVPRAAELVGTPSGMVELAPGYVLGDLPRLRSAMGTRPDGLVLVSRRHLRSKNSWMHNVDVLVKGKDRCTLLIHPDDAARSGVVDEGRAIVSSEVGTVEVPVEVTDEMMPGVVCLPHGWGHDRPGTRMSVAREHAGVNNNLLAPGTFVDELSGNAAVNGIPVEVRAAPGR; from the coding sequence ATGGGCGAACCGGTCGCAGCACCGCGACGGCTGATCGGACCGATCCACGAGGTCCGCGACGGCACGCGGATCCACAAGCGGACCTGCCCGCTCTGCGAGTGCATGTGTGGCCTGGAGGTCCACCTCGGCGACGACGACGCCGTGAAGGTCATCCGGGGCAACCCCGACGACGTCTGGTCGAAGGGGTACCTCTGCCCCAAGGGCACGGTGCTCGGCCGGTTGCACGACGACCCCGACCGGCTGCGGACCCCGATGATCCGCGAGGGCGATCAGTGGCGCGAGGCCTCCTGGGACGAGGCGTTCGCCCGCTGCGAGGAGCTGATCGCCTCGGTGCTCGACCGCCACGGACCCAAGGCCATGACCGCCTTCGTCGGCAACCCCGTCGGCCACTCCTTCACGCTCGGGCGCTACATGGCGATGCTCATCGGCCAGGCCGGGTTCGAGATGATCTACTCCGCAGGGACGATCGACCAGTGGCCGAAGAACGTCACGTCGGCGCTGATGTACGGCAACCAGTGGAAGATCCCGACCGTCGACATCCGCCGCACCGACCTCCTGGTCGTCATGGGTGGGAACCCCCAGGCCTCCGGCGGCTCGCTGCTGGCCTGCCCCGACGTGCTGGGCGAGATCGACGCCATCCGCGACAGGGGCGGTTCGGTCGTCGTGATCGACCCGCGCCGCACCGGCACCGCCGACCGCGCCGACCAGTGGATCCCGATCCGTCCGGGGACCGACGCCGCGCTCCTGATGGCCGTCGTCCAGGTCGTCGCCGACGAGGGCCTCGTCGACCTGGGCGCCGTCGAGGGCATGGTCGCCGGGCTCGACGAGCTGCTCTCGGCCGTGCAGGGGTGGACCCCCGAGGCGGTGGCCGACTGGTGCGGCGTGCCGGCCGGGACGATCAGGGGCCTCGCCCGCCGGATCGCCACCACCGAGCGCGCTGCGGTCTACGGCCGGATCGGCCTCTGCAACCAGGAGTTCGGCACCCTCGCATCGTGGCTGGTCGACGTCGTCAACATCGTCACCGGCCACTTCGACGTCGAGGGCGGACTCATGTTCGGCAAGCCGGCGAGCGTGCCGATCGCCTGGATGACCGACACGAACGTGACCGGCGAGCCGACCTTCGGACGGTGGACGAGCCGGGTACGCGGCGCACCGGAGGTCCTCGGGCAGGTCCCCTGCTCCTGTCTCGCCGAGGAGATCGCCACCCCCGGCGACGGGCAGATCCACGGCTTGATCACCGTGGCCGGGAACCCGGTCATCAGCGTGCCGGAGTCGGACCGCCTCGAGGCCGCCCTCCCGATGCTCGACTGCATGATCTCGCTCGACAACTACCTCAACGAGACGACCCGCTTCGCCCACGTGATCCTTCCCGGGCCGTCGCCGCTCGAGACCTCTCACTTCGACGAGCTCATCTGGGGGTGGGCGGTGGGTTCGGCGACCAAGTGGAGCGACCCGCTGTACGCCACCCCCGACGACCAGCCCTCCGAGTGGGAGATCCTCTGCCGGCTCGGGTGGTACTGCGCCGGGCGGACCGAGGCGACGTTCGACCTCGCCACCGTGGATGACGGCTGGTTCTCGGCGTTGTGCACCATGCTCGACCGCGACCCCGAGACCACGCTCGCCGAGTACGACCACGGCGGGCCGGAGCGGATGATCGACCTGACCGTGCGGATGGGCCCCTTCGGCGACCGCTACGGCGAGGCACCCGACGGGCTGACGCTCGCCCGGATCCGCCCGGAGATCGACGGGATCGACCTCGGCCCGATGGTGCCGCGCGCCGCGGAGCTGGTCGGCACCCCGAGCGGGATGGTCGAGCTCGCCCCCGGGTACGTGCTCGGCGACCTGCCCCGGCTCCGGTCGGCGATGGGGACGCGGCCGGACGGCCTGGTCCTCGTGAGCCGGCGCCACCTGCGGTCGAAGAACAGCTGGATGCACAACGTCGACGTCCTGGTGAAGGGCAAGGACCGCTGCACCCTGCTGATCCACCCGGACGACGCGGCGCGCTCGGGGGTCGTCGACGAGGGGCGGGCGATCGTCAGCAGCGAGGTCGGCACGGTGGAGGTGCCGGTCGAGGTCACCGACGAGATGATGCCCGGGGTGGTGTGCCTCCCCCACGGCTGGGGCCACGACCGGCCGGGGACCCGCATGTCCGTCGCCCGTGAGCACGCCGGCGTGAACAACAACCTCCTCGCACCGGGAACGTTCGTCGACGAGCTGTCGGGCAACGCCGCCGTCAACGGGATCCCGGTGGAGGTGCGGGCGGCCCCCGGCCGATAG
- the queG gene encoding tRNA epoxyqueuosine(34) reductase QueG: MDSPGVEQLRATGRRAGLVAVGVTDAAPLLEARATLHERRAAGLHGGMQFTYRNPERSTDPSRILAGARSVVVGAHPYPGGPVELPTASPSEPGGPWGRVARYATEDHYEGLRRALRALAAVLEAAGGRARVVADDNALVDRAVARRAGVGWSGRNANILVPGHGSWVVLGAVVTDLPLETDEEVPDGCGACRRCVDGCPTGAIIAPGVVDARRCLAWLVQAEGDFPVQHRAALGDRIYGCDDCQEVCPPGARGPEGARPVAARGAWVGLIGMLDASDDELMARHGRWYVPRRDPRYLRRNALVALGNTADPDDRAAAATLARYAGGDDELLAEHARWGQRRVAERVDA, encoded by the coding sequence ATGGACAGCCCCGGCGTCGAGCAGCTCCGCGCCACCGGACGTCGTGCGGGCCTCGTCGCCGTCGGGGTGACCGACGCCGCGCCGCTCCTCGAGGCACGCGCCACGCTCCACGAGCGACGGGCCGCGGGCCTCCACGGCGGCATGCAGTTCACCTACCGCAACCCCGAGCGCTCCACCGACCCGTCCCGGATCCTGGCGGGGGCTCGCTCCGTCGTGGTGGGCGCCCACCCCTATCCCGGAGGCCCGGTCGAGCTCCCGACGGCCTCGCCGTCCGAGCCCGGAGGGCCCTGGGGGCGGGTGGCGCGCTACGCGACCGAGGACCACTACGAGGGGCTCCGCCGTGCGTTGCGCGCCCTGGCCGCCGTCCTCGAGGCGGCGGGCGGGCGCGCCCGGGTCGTCGCCGACGACAACGCGCTCGTCGACCGGGCGGTCGCCCGGCGGGCCGGCGTGGGCTGGTCCGGGCGCAACGCCAACATCCTCGTCCCCGGTCACGGGAGCTGGGTCGTGCTCGGCGCCGTGGTCACCGACCTCCCGCTCGAGACCGACGAGGAGGTGCCCGACGGCTGTGGCGCCTGCCGTCGCTGCGTCGACGGATGTCCCACCGGGGCGATCATCGCTCCCGGGGTCGTCGACGCCCGTCGCTGCCTGGCCTGGCTCGTCCAGGCCGAAGGGGACTTCCCCGTGCAGCACCGGGCGGCGCTGGGCGACCGGATCTACGGCTGCGACGACTGCCAGGAGGTCTGCCCCCCCGGCGCGCGGGGCCCCGAGGGCGCGCGGCCGGTCGCCGCCCGGGGGGCCTGGGTCGGTCTGATCGGGATGCTGGACGCGTCCGACGACGAGCTGATGGCCCGCCACGGTCGCTGGTACGTGCCCCGGCGCGACCCTCGCTACCTGCGTCGCAACGCGCTCGTCGCGCTCGGCAACACCGCCGACCCCGACGACCGTGCGGCCGCGGCGACACTGGCCCGCTACGCAGGGGGCGACGACGAGCTGCTCGCCGAGCACGCCCGGTGGGGTCAGCGACGCGTGGCCGAGCGGGTCGACGCGTGA
- a CDS encoding glycosyltransferase family 4 protein, translating into MKHLLVTNDFPPKVGGIQTYLWELWRRLPPEDTTVLTTPRRGSGSFDAAQPFRIERARARVLLPTRSLVKRIDRLAAEVGADVVLLDPVAPLGIVGPRLERPYGVVVHGAEVSVPGRLPVLRRPLRRVLQGASIVVAAGSFPAEEARRVARRDVPTVLVPPGVDTERFVPLSPDERAAARARFGLEEDAVVVLGVSRLVPRKGFDTLVEAGAVLSTRYPGLRVVVAGTGRDRRRLARIAASHHSPTTFLDRVADEDLPALYGCADLFVMLCRNRWRGLEQEGFGIVFLEAASAGVASVAGRSGGSPEAVLDAVTGLVVDRPSDVASAAFAIDRLLGDPERRTLMAMAARHRVTRQFTYDRGADELARALRDLDPTSGSGAVQADDADPAATREPPS; encoded by the coding sequence GTGAAGCACCTCCTCGTCACGAACGACTTCCCGCCGAAGGTCGGGGGCATCCAGACCTACCTCTGGGAGCTGTGGCGCCGGCTGCCTCCCGAGGACACCACGGTGCTCACGACCCCGCGCCGCGGGTCGGGGTCCTTCGACGCCGCGCAGCCCTTCCGGATCGAACGGGCCCGGGCCCGGGTCCTCCTCCCCACGAGGTCCCTGGTCAAGCGCATCGACCGACTCGCCGCCGAGGTGGGGGCCGACGTCGTGCTGCTCGACCCCGTTGCCCCCCTCGGGATCGTGGGCCCCCGGCTCGAGCGGCCCTACGGCGTGGTCGTCCACGGGGCCGAGGTCAGCGTCCCCGGGCGGCTCCCGGTCCTGCGTCGGCCCCTGCGGAGGGTCCTGCAGGGCGCGTCGATCGTCGTCGCCGCCGGCAGCTTCCCCGCCGAGGAGGCCCGAAGGGTGGCCCGACGCGACGTCCCGACGGTCCTCGTCCCGCCGGGCGTCGACACCGAGCGGTTCGTGCCGCTGAGCCCGGACGAGCGGGCGGCGGCCAGGGCGCGCTTCGGCCTCGAGGAGGACGCGGTCGTCGTGCTGGGCGTCAGCCGCCTGGTCCCCCGGAAGGGGTTCGACACCCTGGTGGAGGCGGGAGCCGTGCTCTCGACCCGCTATCCCGGGTTGCGCGTCGTCGTGGCCGGCACCGGGCGCGACCGTCGCCGCCTGGCCCGCATCGCCGCCAGCCACCACAGCCCGACGACCTTCCTCGATCGGGTGGCCGACGAGGACCTCCCGGCGCTCTACGGGTGCGCCGACCTCTTCGTCATGTTGTGCCGCAACCGTTGGCGGGGCCTCGAACAGGAGGGGTTCGGCATCGTCTTCCTGGAGGCCGCGTCGGCCGGAGTGGCGTCGGTCGCGGGGCGCAGCGGCGGCTCGCCCGAGGCGGTGCTCGACGCCGTCACCGGGCTGGTCGTGGACCGGCCCTCCGACGTTGCCAGCGCGGCGTTCGCCATCGACCGGCTCCTGGGGGACCCCGAGCGCCGGACGCTGATGGCCATGGCTGCCCGCCATCGCGTCACCCGCCAGTTCACCTACGACCGTGGCGCCGACGAGCTGGCGCGGGCCCTGCGCGACCTGGACCCGACGTCAGGGTCCGGCGCGGTGCAGGCCGACGACGCCGATCCCGCAGCCACACGGGAGCCGCCGTCGTGA